AGGTCATCTGGTGTGGTGCGCATAATCAAGCTCATCAAGATAGTGTTTATGCACACCGATTTACCGCTTCCAGTAGCACCAGCAATCAGGAGATGCGGCATTTTAGCGAGGTCGGTAACAATTGCTTTGCCGGAGATATCTTTTCCCAAACCGAAGGCGAGACGAGATTTGTGCTTTTGCATATCTTCGCATAGCAGAAGGTCTTTTAAGTAGATCATATCACGGGTGAGATTGGGAATTTCGATACCAATAAGACCGCGCCCCGGTATCGGTGCTTGAACACGGATAGATTTGGCTTTTATTGCCAAGGCAAGATCGTCTGCCAAAGAAGAAAACTTACTTACTTTTACGCCTTTGGCGGGCTCCAATTCATATTGAGTGATGATGGGTCCAATATTTACGTTTTTTACCTCAGCTTCAATGTTAAACTCTGCCAGCTTATTTTGCAAGATAGCGCTAGTGTCCAATATCTGTGCCTCAATTTCCCGGCGATCTTTTTCGGAGAGCTTCACTGGACTTTCCAAGAAGTCTTCCACATTGGGCATCTGATATTCTCGCTCATCCTCAAAACCTTCTAAAACCACTTTTTGAGGAACACTCTCATGAGTTTTAGTGCTTTGCATTAATGGTTCTGCCATCTGCACGTTAGGAGCATCTCGTTCAACATGATCCATAATCTGCGGTTTGCTCTCGCTTTCTGGCTTAGTACTATTGCCCGTATCTATGTTGATATTTCTTGTTTTAGCTTCTTTTTTTCGCGCACCATCTTCCCACAAAAGCAAAATCCATTGCTTGATGTGGCTGAATTCCAATATCAGCAGCAAACTTAGTATCATGCCCCCAACAAGTACAATTTTGGCGCCCATATTACCAAATACAGCCGAGAGTATTCTATAAATGAACAAGGGCAGAATGCTGTGTGTATAGCCTGTTTGAGTGGATGACAGCAATGCTTGTAACAAGAAGAGAACCAATACCAAAGCATAGGCTTTTTGGCGAATTACGCCCTTATGTGGCTCCACGAAGTACATAAAAGAGATGCTAAATATTATTACGAAAGATAATAATGCCAGCCAATAGCCAAAAATGTAGATAAATACATAACCAAACAAGACTCCAAATACGCCAATGGGATTGCTGGTGGATTCTTGTGAAGAAAACCAACTAAAGATATTGCCATTTTCACGCAGCACCCTCATATCCTTTTCGATGTTCTGATATCCGGTAAGAAGTGAGATAATGACCAAAAGAGCGATCAAGCACAATGCCGCTGAAATCAGGCGTTTTTGCATGGCACTCATATCTTTGGCTTGTACTTTCTTCTTTTTCTTTTTCGGGGGCATAGCGTTCCTTTTTTTTAAACGTTAAAGCGGATGCTCAGGATATCGCCGTCCTGCACCACGTATTCTTTACCTTCCAAGCGGAAGAGACCTTTTTCCTTGAGGTGTTTTTCACTTCCGTGCGCTATTATTGCTTCGTAGGAAAAGCATTCTGCACGGATGAAACCCCGGGCCAGATCGCTATGTATTTTACCTGCTGCATTTACAGCATTTGTCCCTTTGGTAATGGTCCAAGCGCGAACTTCATCTTCGCCAACGGTAAAGAAGCTGATAAGTCCTAATAGCTCATAACACAGCATTGTGATGCGGTCTTTAATGGAATGTTGAATACCAAGATCTGCCATAAACAAAGCTGCTTCATCTTCTTCTAAAAGGCTCAATTCCTGCTCAAACTTGCCCGCTATTTGTTGCACCAGATAGCCTCGACTGGCGATTTCTTTAAATGCCTCTAGTTCTGTTTTAAAC
This window of the Candidatus Cloacimonadota bacterium genome carries:
- a CDS encoding DNA translocase FtsK; translation: MPPKKKKKKVQAKDMSAMQKRLISAALCLIALLVIISLLTGYQNIEKDMRVLRENGNIFSWFSSQESTSNPIGVFGVLFGYVFIYIFGYWLALLSFVIIFSISFMYFVEPHKGVIRQKAYALVLVLFLLQALLSSTQTGYTHSILPLFIYRILSAVFGNMGAKIVLVGGMILSLLLILEFSHIKQWILLLWEDGARKKEAKTRNINIDTGNSTKPESESKPQIMDHVERDAPNVQMAEPLMQSTKTHESVPQKVVLEGFEDEREYQMPNVEDFLESPVKLSEKDRREIEAQILDTSAILQNKLAEFNIEAEVKNVNIGPIITQYELEPAKGVKVSKFSSLADDLALAIKAKSIRVQAPIPGRGLIGIEIPNLTRDMIYLKDLLLCEDMQKHKSRLAFGLGKDISGKAIVTDLAKMPHLLIAGATGSGKSVCINTILMSLIMRTTPDDLRLILIDPKRVELAGYTEVPHLIGNVVTDPDTALETMYWAVKEMERRYELLQEAKVREIIGYNERSTQDVSMEHLPYIVIVVDEFADLIMTSGKDIELPITRLAQMARAVGIHLILATQRPSIKVITGIIKANFPARIAFQVTSRVDSRVILDMIGAERLLGNGDMLFLPPGKAAPERIHGAYVSDREITRVNEYLATQPKPKQDFIIKTESDNTSDNGFFEWDDELFPEAARVIVRSGTASVSMLQRHFKIGYARAGRLVDLLERAQIVGPHLGSKSRDVLANREDLIRLGVMNEED
- a CDS encoding DUF933 domain-containing protein gives rise to the protein IFSGIKSCEAFALVLRAFADEELDQLYGDQDPLKVISHFEDEMILSDMVVAERRLEKIELGYKRGVRTPAVQIEEKALRRILEHLQENKCIRELELPPEEEKAVRGFQFFSSKPLLVLLNCRENEFKTELEAFKEIASRGYLVQQIAGKFEQELSLLEEDEAALFMADLGIQHSIKDRITMLCYELLGLISFFTVGEDEVRAWTITKGTNAVNAAGKIHSDLARGFIRAECFSYEAIIAHGSEKHLKEKGLFRLEGKEYVVQDGDILSIRFNV